A single genomic interval of Mycolicibacterium holsaticum DSM 44478 = JCM 12374 harbors:
- a CDS encoding DUF3566 domain-containing protein, which yields MSSPNEPGHPRAVDGLGGANGTGGPGHDGGALGAAASRPGVTDRGGTPPWQRGAATRAAGASHRPPEAPPRRRPVAGRGPNARGEAPEGQGDDDSAPAQHSPGPEARQPGADARPAAPDARQTTPDVRPAAPDARQTTPDVRPGGPETRQGRPEAYSSELPDLSAPTPRPAQRKPERPTAEPANRPAGPTSRIQVGARHHGTVRASMQIRRVDPWSTLKVSLVLSVVLFFVWMIAVAFLYLALGGMGVWSKLNSNVGDLLTSASGTSGGELVSSGTIFGGAALVGLVNIVLLTAMATVGAFVYNLTTDLVGGVEVTLADRD from the coding sequence GTGAGTTCACCGAACGAGCCGGGACACCCGCGCGCGGTCGATGGTCTTGGGGGCGCCAACGGTACCGGCGGGCCCGGCCACGACGGCGGCGCGCTGGGCGCGGCAGCGTCGCGACCGGGCGTGACCGACCGCGGCGGCACCCCGCCGTGGCAGCGCGGCGCGGCAACCCGCGCCGCGGGCGCGTCGCACCGGCCGCCGGAGGCCCCGCCCCGCCGTCGTCCCGTCGCCGGGCGGGGTCCCAACGCCCGCGGCGAGGCACCTGAGGGCCAGGGTGACGACGACTCAGCGCCAGCCCAGCACTCCCCCGGCCCCGAGGCCCGCCAGCCCGGTGCGGACGCGCGTCCGGCCGCGCCGGACGCCCGGCAGACCACCCCCGATGTTCGGCCGGCCGCGCCGGACGCCCGCCAGACCACCCCCGATGTTCGGCCGGGCGGTCCGGAAACCCGGCAGGGCCGGCCGGAGGCCTACAGCAGCGAGCTGCCGGACCTGTCGGCGCCCACGCCGCGTCCCGCGCAGCGCAAACCCGAAAGGCCCACCGCCGAACCGGCGAATCGCCCGGCGGGGCCCACCAGCCGCATCCAGGTCGGCGCCCGTCACCACGGCACGGTCCGGGCCAGCATGCAGATCCGGCGGGTCGACCCGTGGAGCACGCTGAAGGTGTCGCTGGTGCTGTCGGTCGTGCTGTTCTTCGTCTGGATGATCGCCGTCGCGTTCCTGTACCTGGCGCTGGGCGGAATGGGCGTGTGGAGCAAGCTCAACAGCAACGTCGGTGATCTGCTCACCAGCGCCAGCGGAACCTCCGGCGGCGAGTTGGTGTCCAGCGGAACGATCTTCGGCGGGGCGGCGCTGGTCGGCCTGGTGAACATCGTGCTGTTGACCGCGATGGCCACTGTGGGTGCGTTCGTCTACAACCTCACCACCGACCTGGTCGGTGGGGTGGAAGTCACGCTTGCCGATCGGGATTGA